In Mycolicibacterium alvei, a single window of DNA contains:
- a CDS encoding FmdB family zinc ribbon protein: MPTYSYACTECDNRFDAVQAFSDDALTSCPKCSGKLRKLFGSVGVVFKGSGFYRTDNRESSKSSSNGSSAKSSESSSSSSTSDSSSSSSTSTSSSSSSNSAAAPAAAASS; the protein is encoded by the coding sequence GTGCCTACCTATTCCTACGCGTGCACTGAGTGCGACAACCGGTTCGACGCGGTGCAGGCCTTCAGCGATGATGCGCTGACCTCCTGCCCCAAGTGCTCCGGAAAGCTGCGCAAGCTCTTCGGTTCGGTGGGCGTGGTGTTCAAGGGCAGCGGCTTCTACCGCACCGACAACCGCGAGTCGAGCAAGAGTTCATCCAACGGTTCGTCGGCCAAGAGCTCGGAAAGCAGCTCTTCGAGCTCGACTTCCGACTCGTCGTCCTCGTCTTCCACGAGCACTTCGTCTTCCTCGTCGAGCAACTCTGCCGCCGCCCCCGCCGCGGCCGCCTCCAGCTAG
- a CDS encoding HNH endonuclease family protein: protein MLVVAVILAVLTVLVVARMRETGSASRPMAQPQPSVSAQLPASQRTPGYDHARTLLAGLPIKGWDRDTDYTRSRFGAAWSDDVNVEFGHNGCNTRDDILRRDLAQLTVRPGTCYAATGVLHDPYAGAEVAFTRGPDTSGTVQIDHLVSLSDAWYKGARTWDPQRRMDFANDPRNLIAVAAQPNFDKAFRDAASWLPPNVAFRCEFVARQVEVKAAYQLWVSEKEKSAMEAVLGNC from the coding sequence GTGCTTGTGGTGGCGGTAATCCTGGCGGTGCTGACAGTGCTGGTGGTGGCCCGCATGCGGGAGACCGGTTCGGCATCCCGGCCGATGGCCCAACCGCAGCCCTCCGTCTCGGCCCAGCTTCCCGCCTCGCAGCGGACCCCCGGCTACGACCACGCCCGCACACTGTTGGCGGGACTGCCGATCAAAGGCTGGGATCGCGACACCGACTACACCCGATCCCGCTTCGGTGCGGCCTGGAGTGACGACGTCAACGTCGAGTTCGGCCACAACGGCTGCAACACACGCGACGACATCCTGCGCCGCGACCTGGCTCAGCTGACCGTCCGGCCCGGCACCTGCTACGCCGCCACCGGTGTCCTGCATGACCCGTACGCCGGAGCCGAGGTCGCCTTCACCCGTGGGCCCGACACCTCGGGCACCGTGCAGATCGACCACCTGGTGTCGCTGTCCGACGCCTGGTACAAGGGGGCGCGGACCTGGGACCCGCAGCGGCGCATGGACTTCGCGAACGATCCACGCAACCTGATCGCGGTGGCCGCGCAACCCAACTTCGACAAGGCGTTCCGCGATGCGGCCAGTTGGCTGCCGCCCAACGTGGCGTTCCGGTGTGAGTTCGTGGCCCGTCAGGTCGAGGTGAAAGCTGCCTACCAGCTGTGGGTTTCGGAGAAGGAGAAATCCGCCATGGAGGCGGTGCTCGGCAACTGCTAA
- a CDS encoding universal stress protein, whose amino-acid sequence MTILAAFSASRHSGAPLNLAIQLARTTGERVIAAAVVERAWPPRDDPVEVEYLSYVRAQATQALHRAAAALPADVGVTQVVHESTSIPTGLMELADAHRVTLVTVGSSSSGMLGRVTLGSVTERLVHTARVPVAFAPRGYLETEGRVRRLTAAYGGEADVNGLIPATAELAAAWNATLRIVSFTVRNTAAFAGTIETSAEELVVQQWSRRTIAEITKQLNAIRDRMAVPDVDVVVGAGHDWNAAVESIGWNAGDMLVMGSGAAAPSAQVFLGSAAGKILRHSPVPLMIAPSYRRS is encoded by the coding sequence GTGACGATCCTCGCGGCATTCAGTGCGAGCCGGCACAGCGGCGCACCCCTGAATCTGGCCATCCAGCTCGCCCGCACCACCGGCGAGCGGGTGATCGCCGCGGCGGTGGTGGAGAGGGCTTGGCCGCCCCGGGACGACCCTGTCGAGGTCGAGTACCTGTCCTACGTTCGCGCCCAAGCCACCCAGGCGTTGCACCGCGCGGCAGCGGCGCTTCCCGCCGATGTCGGCGTCACCCAGGTGGTACATGAATCCACTTCGATCCCAACGGGTTTGATGGAGCTCGCCGATGCTCACCGGGTCACGCTGGTGACGGTCGGCTCGTCGTCGTCGGGCATGCTCGGGCGCGTCACGCTGGGAAGCGTCACCGAGCGCCTGGTGCACACTGCACGGGTGCCGGTGGCATTCGCGCCGCGCGGGTACCTGGAGACCGAGGGGCGGGTGCGCCGGCTCACCGCGGCTTACGGCGGAGAAGCCGACGTCAACGGGCTCATCCCGGCCACCGCTGAGTTGGCCGCGGCGTGGAACGCCACGCTGCGCATCGTCTCGTTCACGGTCCGCAACACCGCAGCGTTCGCCGGAACCATCGAAACCTCGGCCGAGGAGTTGGTGGTCCAGCAGTGGTCACGGCGAACCATCGCCGAGATCACCAAGCAGCTCAACGCTATTCGTGACCGGATGGCTGTTCCCGATGTCGACGTGGTGGTCGGTGCGGGTCACGACTGGAATGCCGCGGTCGAGAGCATCGGGTGGAATGCCGGAGACATGCTGGTGATGGGTTCGGGTGCGGCCGCGCCGAGCGCCCAGGTGTTCCTTGGCTCGGCGGCCGGCAAGATCCTGCGCCACTCACCGGTCCCGCTGATGATCGCGCCGAGCTACCGCCGCAGTTAG
- a CDS encoding amino acid permease, translating to MGETPVLNKALSQRQLTMIAIGGVIGAGLFVGSGVVIGATGPGSFITYALSGVLIIMVMRMLAEMAVANPSTGSFADYARNALGNWAGFSVGWLYWYFWVIVVGFEAIAGAKIIQYWVHVPIWLTALLLLVAMTATNLFSVSSFGEFEYWFAGIKVVAILAFIGLGMCFILGLWPHKEMDFSNLTAHGGFFPFGPMAVTVGVVTVIFSMVGAEIATIAAAESADPERAVARAANSVILRIAVFFVGSAFVLVTILPWNSENLAASPFVSAFTEMGIPYADHIMNAVVLTAVLSCLNSGMYTASRMLFVLAARREAPPQLVSVTRRGVPAAAILTSSVVGFLCVIAAAFAEKTIFAFLLNSSGAIILFVYLLICISQIVLRYRTSPGQLKVKMWLFPVASILTAAAIAAILVQMYLQEDVRSQLVLSLASWAVVILLFLANRWFVGRRPETPEPERAAGAPRPHRVLVLANETVESDELLDELRRIGADRDAVYQVVVPASPIDTGAAATHGPLDIAEATTRAAQRRLDHTLDTLHSEHLQADGELGDYRPLRALANAVEGFRPDQIVIATLPPEDSVWHRFDVVDRARADYQIPVTHVVARVRTQEHAS from the coding sequence ATGGGCGAGACTCCGGTGCTGAACAAGGCGCTCAGTCAACGACAGCTGACGATGATCGCGATCGGCGGCGTGATCGGCGCCGGTCTGTTCGTCGGATCCGGCGTGGTGATCGGCGCGACCGGACCAGGCTCGTTCATCACGTATGCCCTGTCGGGCGTGTTGATCATCATGGTGATGCGCATGCTGGCCGAAATGGCGGTGGCCAATCCGTCGACCGGCTCGTTCGCCGACTATGCGCGCAATGCCCTGGGCAACTGGGCCGGTTTCTCGGTGGGCTGGCTGTACTGGTACTTCTGGGTGATCGTGGTGGGCTTCGAGGCCATCGCCGGCGCCAAGATCATTCAGTACTGGGTGCACGTCCCGATCTGGTTGACGGCGCTGCTGCTGTTGGTCGCGATGACTGCCACCAATCTGTTCTCGGTCTCGTCATTCGGTGAATTCGAATACTGGTTCGCCGGCATCAAGGTCGTGGCGATCCTGGCGTTCATCGGACTGGGCATGTGCTTCATCCTCGGACTGTGGCCGCACAAGGAGATGGACTTCTCCAATCTGACCGCGCACGGCGGGTTCTTCCCGTTCGGACCGATGGCCGTCACCGTCGGCGTCGTGACGGTGATCTTCTCGATGGTCGGCGCGGAGATCGCCACCATCGCGGCCGCGGAGTCTGCCGATCCCGAACGCGCTGTGGCCAGGGCCGCGAACTCGGTGATCCTGCGTATCGCGGTGTTCTTCGTGGGCTCGGCGTTCGTGCTCGTCACGATCCTGCCGTGGAACAGTGAGAACCTCGCCGCATCGCCGTTCGTCTCCGCATTCACCGAGATGGGTATCCCCTACGCCGACCACATCATGAACGCCGTGGTGCTCACCGCGGTGTTGAGCTGCCTGAACTCGGGCATGTACACCGCGTCGCGGATGCTGTTCGTGCTGGCCGCCCGCCGTGAGGCACCGCCGCAACTGGTCAGCGTCACCCGCCGCGGGGTTCCTGCGGCGGCGATCCTGACGTCCTCGGTGGTCGGCTTCCTGTGCGTGATCGCGGCGGCGTTCGCCGAGAAGACGATCTTCGCGTTCCTGCTGAACTCCAGCGGCGCCATCATCCTGTTCGTCTACCTGCTCATCTGCATCTCGCAGATCGTGCTGCGCTACCGAACCTCCCCGGGCCAGCTCAAGGTGAAGATGTGGTTGTTCCCGGTGGCGTCGATCCTCACCGCGGCGGCCATCGCGGCAATCCTGGTGCAGATGTACCTGCAGGAGGACGTGCGTTCGCAGCTGGTCCTGAGCTTGGCGTCGTGGGCCGTGGTGATCCTGCTGTTCCTGGCCAACCGCTGGTTCGTCGGGCGCCGGCCCGAAACACCCGAGCCTGAGCGGGCGGCCGGGGCCCCGCGTCCGCACCGGGTGTTGGTGCTGGCCAACGAGACCGTCGAATCCGATGAACTGCTCGACGAGTTGCGCCGCATCGGCGCGGACCGCGATGCGGTCTATCAGGTGGTGGTGCCGGCCAGTCCGATCGACACCGGGGCGGCCGCCACTCACGGCCCGCTCGACATCGCCGAAGCCACCACCCGCGCGGCCCAGCGCCGCCTCGATCACACGCTGGACACGCTGCACTCCGAGCATTTGCAGGCCGACGGGGAATTGGGTGACTACCGTCCGCTGCGAGCCCTGGCCAATGCCGTCGAGGGATTCCGGCCCGACCAGATCGTGATAGCGACTCTGCCGCCGGAGGATTCGGTGTGGCACCGGTTCGACGTCGTCGACCGGGCCCGCGCCGATTACCAGATCCCGGTGACCCACGTGGTGGCACGGGTGCGCACCCAGGAGCACGCGTCGTGA
- a CDS encoding 5-formyltetrahydrofolate cyclo-ligase, whose product MTPPTKTELRAGVLRARRAVPADLRDRETLALCRWLPTFVRDGQTVCAYVPVGSEPGSPALLDTLSELSVRVLLPVARNDEDGRGLPMQWGAYQPGTLVPAEFGLREPPPPWLPAGSIADAEVVLVPALAVDRDGNRLGRGAGFYDRSLIYASPLARLVAVVRDDELVDALPADAHDVRMTHALTPSGGVVQLGAPTGN is encoded by the coding sequence GTGACCCCGCCGACCAAGACCGAGTTGCGAGCTGGCGTTCTCCGTGCACGACGGGCCGTACCGGCCGACCTCCGCGACCGCGAAACGCTGGCCCTTTGCCGCTGGCTGCCCACCTTCGTCCGCGACGGGCAGACGGTGTGCGCCTACGTTCCGGTGGGTTCCGAACCGGGGTCGCCGGCCCTTCTGGACACCCTGTCGGAACTCAGTGTGCGCGTGCTGCTTCCGGTAGCCCGCAACGACGAGGACGGCCGCGGACTGCCGATGCAATGGGGCGCCTATCAGCCCGGCACGCTGGTGCCCGCCGAGTTCGGCCTGCGTGAGCCCCCGCCGCCGTGGTTGCCGGCCGGATCGATCGCCGACGCCGAGGTGGTGCTGGTGCCCGCCCTTGCCGTCGACCGCGACGGCAACCGGTTGGGCCGGGGCGCCGGCTTCTACGACCGCAGCCTGATCTACGCCTCACCCCTTGCGCGACTGGTCGCGGTGGTGCGGGACGACGAATTGGTCGACGCATTGCCCGCCGACGCGCACGACGTGCGGATGACGCATGCGCTGACGCCGTCGGGCGGGGTCGTGCAACTGGGCGCCCCCACCGGGAACTGA
- a CDS encoding UTP--glucose-1-phosphate uridylyltransferase: protein MSTSHKAPEVPFPYTAVVPAAGLGTRFLPATKTVPKELLPVVDTPGIELVAAEAAEAGAERLIIITSEGKDGVVAHFVEDLVLEGTLEARGKKTMLEKVRRAPALIKVESVVQAEPLGLGHAVGCVESALAPDEDAVAVLLPDDLVLPTGVLVTMSKVRAKRGGTVLCAIEVPEDEISAYGVFDVETVPDAANPNVLRVKGMVEKPKSEDAPSPYAAAGRYLLDRAIFDALRRVSRGVGGEIQLTDAIALLIEEGHPVHVVVHRGARHDLGNPGGYLKAAVDFALERDDYGPDLRRWLVERLGLTGQDG from the coding sequence ATGAGCACGTCTCACAAGGCGCCTGAGGTGCCGTTTCCCTATACGGCGGTGGTTCCCGCGGCCGGTCTGGGTACGCGGTTCCTGCCTGCGACCAAGACGGTCCCCAAAGAACTGCTGCCGGTGGTCGACACCCCGGGTATCGAATTGGTCGCTGCCGAGGCCGCCGAGGCCGGTGCCGAACGGCTGATCATCATCACCTCGGAAGGCAAAGACGGCGTCGTCGCGCATTTCGTCGAGGACCTGGTGCTCGAGGGCACGCTGGAGGCGCGCGGCAAGAAGACGATGTTGGAGAAGGTCCGCCGCGCCCCCGCACTGATCAAGGTCGAGTCGGTGGTGCAGGCCGAGCCGCTCGGCCTCGGACATGCCGTCGGCTGCGTCGAGAGTGCGCTGGCTCCCGACGAGGATGCGGTTGCCGTCCTGCTGCCCGATGATCTGGTGCTGCCCACCGGTGTACTGGTGACCATGTCGAAGGTGCGGGCCAAGCGCGGCGGAACGGTGCTGTGCGCGATCGAGGTCCCCGAGGACGAGATCAGCGCCTACGGCGTCTTCGATGTCGAGACGGTGCCCGACGCAGCCAATCCGAACGTGCTGCGGGTCAAGGGCATGGTGGAAAAGCCCAAGTCCGAAGATGCGCCGTCCCCGTACGCGGCGGCCGGCCGCTACTTGCTGGACCGGGCGATCTTCGATGCACTACGTCGCGTTTCGCGCGGGGTGGGTGGGGAGATCCAGCTGACCGACGCCATCGCACTCCTGATCGAAGAGGGGCATCCGGTACATGTGGTTGTGCACCGCGGAGCCAGACACGACCTGGGAAATCCCGGCGGCTACCTGAAGGCTGCGGTTGACTTTGCGTTGGAACGTGACGACTACGGCCCAGATTTGCGGCGGTGGTTGGTCGAACGGTTGGGTCTGACCGGACAGGACGGCTAG
- the glp gene encoding molybdotransferase-like divisome protein Glp yields the protein MRSVEEQQARVAAAAVAPRPVRVAIAESQGLMCAEEVVTERPMPGFDQAAIDGYAVRSVDVLSVGDGAGEISLPVMGSIEAGARTPSRLQPRQAARVQTGAPMPTLADAVLPLRWTDGGESRVRILRSVRSGAYVRRTGDDVQPGDVAVRSGTIIGPAQVGLLAAVGRDRVLVHPRPRLSVMCVGGELVDVSRSPGTGQVYDVNSYALAAAGRDAGAEVNRVGIISTDPAELRETVEGQVNRNEIVVIAGAVGGAAAESVRTVLAELGEMEVARIAMHPGSVQGFGQLGRDRVPVFLLPANPVSALVVFEVMVRPLIRLSLGKRAPMRRVVQARTLAPISSVAGRTGYLRGQLMRDQDTGEYLVQALGGAPGASTHLLATLAEANCLVVIPSEVDEVRTGETVDVAFLAQRG from the coding sequence GTGCGTTCGGTCGAGGAACAGCAGGCTCGGGTAGCGGCTGCCGCGGTGGCGCCCCGGCCGGTGCGAGTGGCCATCGCCGAGTCGCAAGGCCTGATGTGTGCCGAAGAGGTCGTCACCGAACGGCCGATGCCGGGATTCGACCAGGCCGCGATCGACGGCTACGCGGTGCGCAGCGTCGACGTGTTGTCCGTGGGCGACGGTGCCGGGGAGATCAGCCTGCCGGTGATGGGGTCGATCGAGGCGGGGGCACGGACCCCGAGTCGCTTGCAGCCCCGGCAGGCTGCGCGCGTGCAGACCGGCGCGCCGATGCCGACGCTGGCCGACGCGGTACTTCCCCTGCGGTGGACCGACGGCGGCGAGAGCCGGGTCCGGATCCTGCGCAGCGTGCGCTCGGGCGCCTATGTCCGGCGCACCGGCGACGACGTGCAACCCGGTGACGTCGCGGTGCGGTCGGGCACCATCATCGGTCCGGCCCAGGTGGGCCTGCTTGCCGCAGTCGGACGCGACCGGGTGCTGGTGCATCCACGGCCCAGGCTGTCGGTGATGTGCGTGGGCGGCGAACTCGTCGACGTGTCCCGCAGCCCCGGAACCGGGCAGGTGTACGACGTGAACTCCTACGCACTGGCCGCGGCGGGCCGGGATGCGGGTGCCGAGGTCAACCGCGTCGGCATCATCAGCACCGACCCGGCGGAACTGCGGGAAACCGTTGAAGGCCAAGTCAATCGCAACGAGATCGTGGTCATCGCCGGTGCGGTGGGCGGGGCTGCCGCGGAATCGGTGCGCACCGTCCTCGCCGAACTCGGCGAGATGGAGGTGGCCCGGATCGCGATGCATCCGGGGTCGGTGCAGGGCTTCGGGCAGCTCGGCCGCGACCGCGTGCCGGTCTTCCTGCTGCCGGCGAACCCGGTCAGCGCGCTGGTGGTGTTCGAAGTGATGGTGCGCCCGCTGATCCGGTTGTCACTGGGCAAGCGCGCACCGATGCGGCGCGTGGTGCAGGCCCGCACGCTGGCGCCGATCAGTTCGGTGGCCGGGCGCACGGGATACCTGCGGGGGCAGTTGATGCGCGACCAGGACACCGGCGAATACCTGGTGCAGGCACTGGGCGGGGCGCCCGGCGCGTCGACGCATTTGCTGGCCACACTCGCCGAAGCGAACTGTCTGGTGGTGATTCCGAGCGAGGTCGACGAGGTCCGCACCGGCGAAACCGTGGATGTGGCATTCCTGGCTCAGCGCGGCTGA
- a CDS encoding GNAT family N-acetyltransferase — protein sequence MSWLRSSAFHPGWPVPIGPLRVRAGVVRLRPVRLRDAAVWSRIRLADQAHLEPWEPVSGVDWSLRHGVSSWPAICSGLRAEARLGRMLPYVIELDGEFAGQLTIGNVTHGALRSAWIGYWVASDKTGGGVATGALALGLDHAFTAVQLHRVEATVRPENAASRAVLARVGFREEGLLRRYLEVDGAWRDHLLVAVTLEELKHSASQALVSAGRASWC from the coding sequence ATGAGCTGGCTGCGCTCCAGTGCTTTTCACCCGGGCTGGCCCGTTCCGATCGGGCCGTTGCGGGTGCGGGCCGGCGTGGTGCGGCTACGCCCGGTGCGGCTGCGCGATGCCGCGGTGTGGAGCCGGATCCGGTTGGCCGACCAGGCTCACCTTGAGCCCTGGGAGCCGGTCAGCGGTGTGGATTGGAGTCTCCGCCATGGGGTTTCGTCATGGCCAGCGATCTGCTCGGGTTTACGCGCCGAGGCCCGGCTCGGACGGATGCTGCCATATGTGATCGAGCTCGACGGGGAGTTCGCCGGCCAGCTCACGATCGGCAACGTCACCCACGGCGCACTGCGGTCAGCCTGGATCGGTTACTGGGTGGCCAGTGACAAGACCGGCGGCGGGGTGGCGACGGGTGCGCTGGCGCTGGGGCTCGACCACGCCTTCACTGCGGTGCAGTTGCACCGAGTCGAGGCCACAGTGCGTCCGGAGAACGCCGCGAGCCGGGCCGTGCTGGCCCGGGTCGGGTTCCGCGAGGAGGGCCTACTGCGCCGCTACCTCGAGGTCGACGGTGCCTGGCGGGACCATCTCCTGGTGGCGGTCACGTTGGAGGAGCTGAAGCACTCGGCGTCCCAGGCCCTGGTTTCGGCCGGACGCGCCAGTTGGTGCTGA
- the sepX gene encoding divisome protein SepX/GlpR has product MPSIPQSLLWISLVVLWLFVLVPMLISKRDSVRRTSDVALATRVLNSGRNAQRLRRGPAAGHHSDPYWQHTADHLDEKLDEDFEEDEEPVEVHVHATMQRTVVVAAAVVSVETPEPDYLDVDVVDEDSGALPVGSMAETAEPVAVPEEESEPELELEFETEPEVEAEPEFDSVESEAQTERIALDLEDVEEAEDSDALSDDEYEYVDDSSGLEPEAEDEPVDEEQAETPVASLSASRQRRFESKTSAEVTARKFQFRKRVLAVLAATILFSAGAALLVTPSAWWMCGGAATLTVLYLAYLRRQTRIEEQLRRRRAQRMARSRLGVESTDDHKLDVVPARLRRPGAVVLDIDDEDPIFEHLAYTSYASTAREYDLPRASGQ; this is encoded by the coding sequence ATGCCAAGCATCCCCCAGTCACTGCTGTGGATTTCCCTCGTCGTTCTCTGGCTTTTCGTGCTCGTTCCGATGTTGATCAGCAAGCGCGACTCGGTGCGTCGCACCAGCGATGTCGCCCTGGCGACTCGAGTGCTCAACAGCGGCCGCAACGCGCAACGGTTACGACGCGGCCCGGCCGCCGGGCATCACAGCGATCCGTACTGGCAGCACACGGCTGACCACCTCGACGAGAAGCTCGATGAAGACTTCGAAGAGGATGAAGAACCGGTCGAGGTGCACGTACACGCGACCATGCAGCGCACCGTGGTGGTGGCCGCGGCGGTGGTGAGCGTCGAGACCCCCGAGCCCGACTACCTCGATGTCGACGTCGTCGACGAGGATTCCGGTGCACTGCCCGTCGGTTCGATGGCCGAGACAGCCGAACCGGTTGCCGTGCCCGAGGAAGAGTCCGAACCCGAACTCGAGTTGGAGTTCGAGACCGAGCCTGAGGTCGAAGCCGAGCCGGAGTTCGATTCTGTCGAGTCGGAGGCCCAGACCGAGCGCATCGCACTGGATCTCGAGGATGTCGAGGAGGCCGAGGATTCCGACGCCCTTTCCGACGACGAGTACGAGTACGTCGACGACTCGTCGGGCCTGGAACCCGAGGCCGAGGACGAACCGGTCGACGAGGAACAGGCCGAGACGCCCGTCGCGTCGCTGAGTGCCAGCCGGCAGCGCCGGTTCGAGTCCAAGACCTCCGCGGAGGTCACCGCCCGCAAGTTCCAGTTCCGCAAGCGCGTGCTGGCCGTGCTGGCCGCCACGATCCTGTTCTCGGCGGGCGCCGCCTTGCTGGTGACGCCGTCGGCCTGGTGGATGTGTGGCGGCGCGGCCACACTGACCGTGCTCTATCTGGCCTACCTGCGCCGCCAGACCCGCATCGAGGAACAGCTGCGACGTCGTCGCGCGCAACGGATGGCGCGGTCCCGGCTCGGCGTGGAGAGCACCGATGACCACAAGCTCGACGTGGTGCCGGCGCGGCTGCGTAGGCCCGGCGCGGTGGTGCTCGACATCGATGACGAGGACCCGATCTTCGAGCACCTGGCGTACACGTCGTATGCGTCGACGGCCCGCGAATACGATCTTCCGCGGGCTTCCGGGCAGTAG
- a CDS encoding SRPBCC family protein, which yields MTVSIVDAGPNQVSRSVEVNAPAAELFAMIADPRRHHEIDGSGTVRDNVSCPDDIAPGAKFTTGMRMYGVPYRITSVVTAVTPNELFEWRHPAGHRWRWEFTALTPTLTRVTETFDYRDTGPIKDTLKYYERMGFAKGNAKGIESTLTKLHDRYAT from the coding sequence ATGACCGTCAGCATCGTTGACGCGGGTCCGAATCAGGTCAGCCGCTCCGTGGAGGTCAATGCCCCTGCAGCCGAACTGTTCGCCATGATCGCCGACCCGCGTCGTCACCACGAGATCGACGGTTCGGGCACCGTCCGCGACAACGTGTCGTGCCCGGATGACATCGCCCCTGGTGCGAAGTTCACGACTGGGATGCGGATGTACGGGGTGCCCTACCGGATCACCAGCGTCGTCACCGCGGTGACACCCAACGAACTCTTTGAATGGCGACATCCGGCGGGGCACCGTTGGCGCTGGGAGTTCACCGCACTCACCCCCACGCTCACGCGCGTGACAGAGACATTCGATTACCGCGACACCGGGCCGATCAAGGACACGCTGAAGTATTACGAGCGAATGGGCTTCGCCAAGGGCAACGCGAAGGGCATCGAGTCCACGTTGACCAAGTTGCACGACCGCTACGCGACATGA
- a CDS encoding cytochrome P450: MTTLSTCLASPANKHRLQAFGAAVTSRFPSGDHPLAMPPRGSNLKPVMGNYGFPFLGHVLSSLADPLTFARDRYERYGPVSWAGGVGFRVVGLMGPDALETAWVNRDKVFSSTRGWAPVIGPFFHRGMMLLDFDEHRDHRRIMQAAFTRSALDGYLELMRPSIDRTLRNWPSTPDFPFYPSIKHLLLEQAAEVFVGTHLGPEADQLSADFRDTVRGGQALVRADVPGGVWAKGLRARERLERYFAEQVPDRQRGDGADLFSMLCRSEDEDGARFTQADIVNHMIFLLMAAHDTTAIALSMLTYELGRNRQWQDALREEALAHPNDTPTVLDLDTYPLLDAAFKEILRMYAPAGALFRQTVRDTEILGHFVPRKTQVAINVYASMRLSDWWPDPDTFNPERFVNNSESRATVSRYVFAPFGGGAHKCIGQQFADMTVKTTMHQMLRQFEWSVPDDYRPQLTWGTGPTPADDLPITLRSRALT; this comes from the coding sequence ATGACGACATTGTCCACATGCCTCGCGTCGCCGGCGAACAAACACCGCCTGCAAGCGTTCGGCGCCGCTGTCACGTCACGGTTTCCCAGCGGAGATCACCCGCTCGCCATGCCGCCGCGGGGATCGAACCTCAAGCCCGTCATGGGCAATTACGGATTCCCGTTCCTCGGCCATGTGTTGAGCTCGCTGGCCGACCCCCTGACCTTCGCCCGGGACCGGTACGAGCGCTACGGGCCGGTGTCGTGGGCCGGAGGCGTCGGCTTCCGCGTCGTCGGCCTGATGGGCCCCGATGCCCTCGAGACCGCATGGGTCAACCGGGACAAGGTGTTCTCCAGCACGCGCGGCTGGGCACCGGTCATCGGACCGTTCTTTCACCGCGGAATGATGTTGCTGGATTTCGACGAACACCGCGACCACCGCCGCATCATGCAGGCGGCCTTCACCCGCAGCGCGTTGGACGGCTACCTGGAACTGATGCGGCCGAGTATCGATCGCACGCTGCGTAATTGGCCCTCGACACCGGATTTTCCGTTCTACCCGTCCATCAAGCACCTGCTGCTCGAACAGGCCGCGGAGGTGTTCGTCGGTACCCACCTCGGTCCCGAAGCCGACCAGTTGTCGGCGGATTTCCGCGACACCGTCCGCGGAGGGCAGGCGCTGGTACGCGCGGATGTGCCCGGCGGGGTGTGGGCCAAGGGGCTACGTGCCCGGGAGCGGCTCGAACGCTACTTCGCCGAGCAGGTTCCCGACCGCCAGCGCGGCGACGGCGCGGATCTGTTCTCGATGTTGTGCCGCAGCGAGGATGAAGACGGCGCCCGCTTCACCCAAGCCGACATCGTGAACCACATGATCTTCCTGCTGATGGCCGCGCACGACACCACCGCCATCGCGCTGTCCATGCTGACCTATGAACTGGGCCGAAACCGGCAGTGGCAAGACGCGCTTCGCGAAGAGGCCCTCGCTCACCCGAATGACACCCCGACCGTGCTCGACCTCGACACCTATCCCCTGCTCGATGCCGCATTCAAGGAGATCCTTCGGATGTACGCTCCGGCCGGCGCGCTCTTCCGGCAGACCGTCCGCGACACCGAGATCCTCGGACACTTCGTCCCGCGCAAAACCCAGGTGGCCATCAATGTCTATGCCTCCATGCGGCTTTCCGACTGGTGGCCCGACCCCGACACGTTCAATCCGGAACGGTTCGTGAACAATTCCGAGTCCCGCGCCACGGTGAGCCGCTACGTGTTCGCACCGTTCGGAGGCGGGGCGCACAAGTGCATCGGCCAGCAGTTCGCCGATATGACGGTCAAGACGACCATGCACCAGATGCTGAGACAGTTCGAATGGAGCGTGCCTGACGACTACCGCCCTCAGCTGACCTGGGGCACCGGGCCGACACCTGCCGACGACCTACCGATCACCCTGCGATCGCGCGCGCTGACGTAG